A single genomic interval of Spinacia oleracea cultivar Varoflay chromosome 6, BTI_SOV_V1, whole genome shotgun sequence harbors:
- the LOC110779178 gene encoding uncharacterized protein, translating into MAHKEEKKTRMHLSRIQQGKDESLRSYVKRFNLEAGQILDLLDGVAFDNFIRGLKRGSFKFDLVKKSVRTMAEVLDEVEAFIHATEICNVRKEPRGSDTAEPAAKKEKFEKKSRPNGTWAIAKDPDRVSAAAGQKRPRTYDRERFEYNTDLYTILMDVGSKFEIDRLFPMKSPPKSRDPKLYCHFHSDIGHDTKECKSGLAARGPTMRGHKDYAKRLGQVMLSGKATADLFPKVEIGEADWRKIATPHDDPLVIELKIANLRVRRILVDTGSSSDIISLECLNWLQHDSSKIEKIHYPIIGFGGSVIHPVSIISLPLRMGNKKEFCQMDVRFLIVKDLTAYNVILGRPTLNRAKAVIVTHLMLLKFVCDDRSVSTIHGDQQQARNCYLTTLSPNAWGSGEEKDVVGDK; encoded by the exons atggctcacaaggaggAAAAGAAGACAAGAATGCACCTGAGTCGGATCCAGCAAGGGAAAGATGAGTCATTGAGGAGTTACGTAAAGAGATTCAACTTAGAAGCGGGGCAGATCCTAGATTTGCTGGATGGGGTCGCGTTTGACAATTTTATCAGAGGACTTAAGAGAGGCTCCTTCAAGTTCGATCTAGTAAAGAAAAGTGTGCGGACCATGGCTGAGGTGTTAGATGAGGTCGAGGCCTTCATCCATGCAACTGAAATTTGCAACGTCCGAAAAGAACCTCGGGGAAGTGACACTGCTGAACCAGCGGCAAAGAAAGAAAAGTTTGAGAAAAAGAGCCGGCCTAatgggacgtgggctattgcaaaagatcCAGACAGAGTTTCAGCAGCAGCCGGGCAAAAGAGGCCCAGGACTTATGACCGAGAACGATTTGAATATAACACAGATCTATACACCATCCTAATGGATGTTGGCTCCAAATTTGAGATTGATCGTTTGTTTCCCATGAAATCGCCGCCGAAAAGCAGGGACCCCAAGCTGTATTGCCACTTTCATAGTGATATTGGGCATGACACAAAGGAATGCAAGA GTGGACTGGCCGCTAGAGGGCCAACCATGAGAGGTCACAAAGACTATGCCAAGCGGCTGGGGCAGGTGATGTTGTCGGGAAAGGCTACAGCTGATCTGTTTCCTAAAGTAGAGATCGGCGAGGCCGACTGGCGAAAAATAGCAACCCCGCATGACGACCCACTGGTGATTGAGCTGAAAATTGCCAATCTGAGAGTTAGGCGCATTCTGGTTGACACAGGGAGTTCGTCGGACATCATCAGCCTTGAATGTTTAAATTGGTTGCAGCATGACTCCTCCAAGATAGAAAAAATTCATTATCCGATTATCGGCTTTGGGggtagtgtcatccacccagtcAGCATCATCTCCCTCCCGCTTCGGATGGGAAATAAGAAGGAATTTTGTCAAATGGACGTTCGTTTTCTCATAGTCAAAGACTTGACCGCATACAATGTCATTCTAGGACGCCCCACTCTGAACAGGGCGAAGGCTGTCATAGTTACTCACTTGATGCttctgaaatttgtttgtgacGATAGGAGCGTCAGTACTATACATGGTGATCAACAGCAGGCTCGGAACTGCTACTTAACCACCTTGAGCCCGAATGCATGGGGATCAGGTGAGGAGAAAGATGTGGTAGGCGATAAATGA